In the genome of Catenulispora sp. EB89, one region contains:
- a CDS encoding carbohydrate ABC transporter permease, with protein sequence MRLRKKTRERLFIASFLAGPLAVYLTFVIWPYIETFGYSLTEWSGVAPPTKTVWFKNYVDLFHDSIFLKALGHNMIILIVFPTVTIILAMFFAFMLNVGGRRGGLGGVKGIRGSAFLRVIFFFPQVLSVAIVVILFQAAYESNSVGLFNAIVIKLGLTDANHPWEFLNSPTFVLWCIMFILVWQWVGFYLVLFSAAMQQIPRDYYEAALLDGAGRTQTYFKVTMPLLWDSVQTAWVYLAVAAMDAFALVATLTPGSSFGGGPDEHGEVLATYLMRNFQVLGKAGYACAMGVVIFFITLILSLVVLRATRRERLEY encoded by the coding sequence ATGCGGCTGCGCAAGAAGACCAGAGAGCGGCTGTTCATCGCCTCGTTCCTCGCGGGGCCGCTCGCGGTCTATCTGACCTTCGTCATCTGGCCCTACATCGAGACCTTCGGCTACTCCCTGACGGAGTGGAGCGGCGTCGCGCCGCCGACCAAGACGGTCTGGTTCAAGAACTACGTGGACCTGTTCCACGACTCGATCTTCCTCAAGGCCCTGGGCCACAACATGATCATCCTGATCGTGTTCCCCACGGTCACCATCATCCTGGCGATGTTCTTCGCCTTCATGCTGAACGTCGGCGGACGCCGCGGCGGTCTCGGCGGCGTGAAGGGCATCCGAGGCTCGGCCTTCCTCCGGGTCATCTTCTTCTTCCCGCAGGTACTCTCGGTCGCGATCGTCGTGATCCTGTTCCAGGCCGCCTACGAGTCCAACAGCGTCGGCCTGTTCAACGCCATCGTCATCAAACTCGGGCTGACAGACGCGAACCACCCCTGGGAGTTCCTGAACTCCCCCACGTTCGTGCTCTGGTGCATCATGTTCATCCTGGTCTGGCAGTGGGTCGGCTTCTACCTGGTGCTGTTCTCGGCAGCGATGCAGCAAATCCCCCGGGACTACTACGAGGCGGCCCTGCTGGACGGCGCCGGACGCACCCAGACCTACTTCAAGGTCACGATGCCCCTGCTGTGGGACTCAGTGCAGACCGCCTGGGTCTACCTGGCAGTCGCCGCGATGGACGCCTTCGCCCTGGTGGCCACCCTGACCCCGGGCTCCAGCTTCGGCGGCGGCCCGGACGAGCACGGCGAGGTCCTGGCGACGTACCTGATGCGCAACTTCCAGGTACTGGGCAAGGCCGGGTACGCCTGCGCGATGGGCGTCGTCATCTTCTTCATCACCCTCATCCTTTCGCTCGTCGTCCTGCGCGCCACGCGCCGCGAGCGCCTCGAGTACTGA